One region of Candidatus Dadabacteria bacterium genomic DNA includes:
- a CDS encoding ATP-dependent metallopeptidase FtsH/Yme1/Tma family protein, translating to MSANIFKNLVLWVAIFVGVFAVYQFMNTPANVYSEVSYSKFLEHLDNDRIAKIEFGENIIRGELKNADPADRGFTTTGPAGEMLIAKLEESGIEFSFSHRKQSSLTQILINWGPLFILVALMVFFMRQVQAGGTKAMSFGKNRARMLGEGQNKITFKDVAGVEEAKEEVSEIVEFLKSPEKFTRLGGRIPRGVLLVGPPGTGKTLLAKAIAGEAGVPFFIISGSDFVEMFVGVGASRVRDLFIQAKKNAPCIIFVDELDAVGRHRGAGLGGGHDEREQTLNQLLVEMDGFEGNEGIIVMAATNRPDVLDPALLRPGRFDRQVVVPRPDVRGREAILVVHSKDTPIAEDVDLSVIARSTPGFSGADLENLVNESVLHAARHDKEQVSIEDFEYAKDKVTMGVERKSMLISEKERKITAYHEAGHALVAKLTPEADPIHKVTIIPRGMALGVTQQLPLEDKYTLSRSYLVSTIKVLLGGRAAEELVFSERTSGAANDLERVTDIARKMVCEWGMSEVVGPVTFGKGEQQPFLGREISRKNDYSEDTAVQIDQETRKIVNESYNEVLGLLKDNLDILHELSSLLLEKEVIDSAELDELVSKMREEFRPEVKKPFDITSRV from the coding sequence ATGTCAGCGAATATTTTTAAAAACCTTGTGCTTTGGGTGGCGATATTCGTCGGAGTGTTCGCGGTATACCAGTTCATGAACACCCCCGCAAACGTCTACTCGGAGGTATCCTACAGCAAGTTCCTTGAACACCTCGACAACGATAGGATAGCGAAGATAGAGTTCGGCGAAAACATAATAAGGGGAGAACTTAAAAACGCCGATCCCGCAGACCGCGGATTCACGACCACGGGTCCCGCGGGAGAAATGCTTATTGCCAAGCTTGAGGAAAGCGGCATAGAATTCAGCTTTTCCCACCGGAAGCAGAGTTCGCTTACCCAGATACTCATAAACTGGGGACCTCTTTTCATACTGGTCGCGCTCATGGTCTTTTTCATGAGACAGGTTCAGGCCGGGGGCACAAAGGCGATGAGTTTCGGGAAAAACCGCGCGAGGATGCTGGGCGAAGGCCAGAACAAGATCACCTTCAAGGACGTGGCCGGGGTTGAAGAAGCAAAAGAGGAAGTGAGCGAAATAGTGGAATTCCTCAAAAGTCCTGAAAAATTCACGCGCCTTGGGGGAAGAATACCCAGGGGGGTTCTGCTGGTCGGTCCCCCGGGAACGGGAAAAACCCTTCTGGCAAAAGCCATAGCCGGAGAAGCGGGAGTACCGTTTTTCATAATAAGCGGAAGCGACTTTGTGGAGATGTTCGTCGGAGTGGGAGCTTCGAGGGTAAGGGACCTGTTCATACAGGCCAAGAAAAACGCCCCCTGCATAATATTCGTTGACGAACTTGACGCCGTGGGAAGACACAGGGGAGCAGGACTCGGAGGAGGCCACGACGAAAGGGAGCAGACCCTTAATCAGCTTCTGGTCGAGATGGACGGCTTCGAAGGAAACGAGGGAATTATAGTCATGGCCGCCACTAACCGCCCGGACGTGCTCGACCCTGCCCTTCTCAGGCCGGGGAGGTTCGACCGCCAAGTTGTCGTTCCGAGGCCCGACGTCAGGGGAAGAGAAGCTATCCTGGTCGTTCATTCAAAAGACACCCCGATAGCCGAGGACGTAGACCTTTCGGTTATCGCGAGATCCACCCCCGGTTTTTCCGGAGCCGATCTTGAGAACCTGGTTAACGAATCGGTTCTTCACGCGGCCCGCCACGACAAGGAGCAGGTCTCCATAGAGGACTTTGAATACGCAAAAGACAAGGTGACCATGGGAGTTGAGAGAAAAAGCATGCTGATAAGCGAGAAAGAAAGGAAAATTACCGCCTATCACGAAGCCGGGCACGCGCTTGTGGCGAAACTCACTCCCGAGGCCGATCCCATACACAAAGTAACGATCATACCGAGAGGGATGGCCCTCGGGGTAACCCAGCAGCTGCCCCTCGAAGACAAGTACACCCTGTCGAGAAGCTATCTCGTTTCCACCATAAAGGTGCTTCTGGGAGGCAGGGCCGCGGAAGAACTGGTGTTCTCCGAGAGAACCAGCGGTGCGGCCAACGATCTTGAGAGAGTTACCGACATAGCTAGAAAAATGGTATGCGAATGGGGAATGAGTGAAGTCGTGGGCCCAGTAACTTTCGGCAAGGGAGAGCAACAGCCTTTTCTTGGCAGGGAAATCTCGAGAAAAAACGATTACAGCGAAGATACCGCGGTGCAGATAGACCAGGAAACAAGAAAGATCGTAAACGAAAGCTACAACGAGGTGCTGGGGCTCCTCAAAGACAATCTCGATATTCTGCATGAACTCTCTTCCCTGCTTCTTGAAAAAGAGGTAATAGACTCGGCGGAACTTGACGAACTGGTGTCAAAGATGCGAGAAGAGTTCAGACCGGAAGTGAAAAAGCCGTTTGATATAACAAGCAGGGTCTGA
- the folP gene encoding dihydropteroate synthase has product MGIVNVTPDSFYDGGKYDDTRSAIRRIASLVKDGADIIDIGGESTKPGSLGVSTEEELERVIPVIEAASREFDTVISVDTTKAIVAEEALSRGASMVNDISGLRFEPQIAQKVSENGAAIILNHTSSRPADMQKKTSYSSLIPDIADSLSNSAQTAMAAGVPRENIIIDPGIGFGKTTEQNLEIIRRLEDFCELGFPVCIGTSRKSFIGEILGSPLADQRLIGSVCSVIISMLKGISIVRVHDVLETTQAIRTVKSIYGVN; this is encoded by the coding sequence ATGGGAATCGTGAACGTGACGCCGGACTCTTTCTATGACGGCGGAAAGTACGACGATACCCGGAGCGCTATCCGCAGAATCGCCTCCCTTGTCAAAGACGGGGCCGATATCATCGATATAGGGGGAGAGTCCACGAAGCCGGGTTCGCTGGGAGTGAGCACGGAAGAGGAACTCGAGAGAGTCATACCCGTAATAGAAGCGGCTTCGCGGGAATTTGACACCGTGATATCGGTAGATACTACAAAGGCGATCGTCGCCGAGGAGGCTCTCAGTCGGGGAGCTTCGATGGTAAACGATATAAGCGGACTTAGATTTGAACCCCAAATCGCGCAGAAAGTATCGGAGAACGGGGCCGCCATCATACTAAACCACACAAGCTCCCGACCTGCGGACATGCAGAAAAAGACCTCCTACAGTTCACTTATTCCCGATATAGCAGACTCTCTTTCGAATTCAGCCCAAACGGCCATGGCGGCGGGAGTGCCGCGGGAGAACATAATAATTGACCCCGGAATCGGGTTTGGAAAAACCACCGAGCAGAACCTCGAGATCATAAGAAGGCTTGAGGATTTCTGCGAACTCGGGTTCCCGGTCTGCATAGGAACCTCGCGAAAATCCTTTATAGGGGAAATTCTGGGGAGCCCTCTTGCGGATCAAAGATTGATAGGATCCGTTTGTTCAGTAATAATATCAATGCTCAAAGGCATTTCTATCGTAAGAGTTCATGATGTACTTGAGACAACTCAAGCAATCAGGACGGTAAAAAGCATATATGGGGTCAACTAG
- a CDS encoding TIGR00159 family protein, whose amino-acid sequence MTDSTIQNFRFFSDSLDILIVAIIFFYILKAIEGTRSSQILVGLVAMVVLYFASRKWGFFTLNWVLTHFLGFVILIVIILFQDDIRRGLANIGKKPLLFSFAKQSANETVIEEVADACSFLSSNKMGALIAIERQESLRMFPGRPINASLSSEMIISIFNPASPLHDGGVIIKDDVIVSAGSFFPISTDLELGTELGTRHRAAIALSSETDAVIVVVSEETGKISLAAGGELKRIANEKLLRPALVSELSAESPSIVKTTQPGKA is encoded by the coding sequence ATGACAGACTCTACGATACAGAACTTTCGATTCTTCTCAGACAGCCTGGACATCCTGATCGTCGCCATAATATTCTTCTACATACTGAAGGCTATAGAGGGAACCAGAAGCTCGCAGATTCTGGTCGGACTCGTGGCAATGGTAGTTCTCTATTTCGCCTCGAGAAAATGGGGATTTTTCACGCTTAACTGGGTGCTCACCCACTTTCTCGGCTTCGTAATACTGATAGTAATCATCCTCTTCCAAGACGACATAAGAAGGGGTCTTGCGAACATAGGAAAGAAACCTCTTCTTTTCAGTTTTGCAAAACAGAGTGCGAACGAGACGGTGATAGAAGAAGTTGCGGACGCATGTTCTTTTCTCTCTTCAAACAAGATGGGGGCACTCATAGCCATCGAGAGGCAGGAAAGCCTCAGGATGTTCCCGGGAAGACCTATTAACGCCAGCTTATCAAGCGAGATGATCATAAGCATCTTCAATCCGGCATCCCCCCTTCACGACGGGGGAGTGATAATCAAAGACGACGTTATTGTTTCAGCCGGATCCTTTTTCCCGATCAGCACGGATCTTGAGCTTGGAACGGAACTCGGAACAAGGCACAGGGCCGCCATAGCGTTGTCCAGCGAGACTGACGCCGTCATAGTAGTCGTGTCCGAGGAGACGGGAAAAATTTCGCTCGCGGCGGGAGGAGAGCTTAAAAGAATCGCTAACGAGAAACTCCTCAGGCCAGCTCTGGTTTCTGAACTGAGCGCCGAGAGTCCGAGCATTGTAAAAACAACCCAACCGGGAAAAGCCTGA
- a CDS encoding phosphoglucosamine mutase has translation MNSLSEFPERKIFGTDGIRGVTNTYPMTPEISLALGKALTKYLSEKTGGNVKILVGKDTRLSGYVFEQAIASGITSMGADVLLVGPLPTPAIAFLTSNMRATAGVVISASHNPYTDNGIKIFDSTGFKLPDETEMEIENMVLGGERIIPPPLTGKAKRIEDAVGRYIVFLKNTFPKDLTLDGLRVVVDCANGAAYKVAPIIFQELGAQVITIGTEPDGTNINVDCGSLKPEILSQEVVRSGSDIGIALDGDADRVVFCDENGNEVDGDHVLAICSSEMMEAGILSTDTVVATQMSNMALENYLNKKGLKLERTRVGDRYVVEAMRKLGANLGGEKSGHLLFLDHSTTGDGLLASLQILSIMKKKGKPLSELAGIIDMFPQILNSLEIREKKPFEEIPGLVELVRESEDILGDKGRINLRYSGTELLARVMVEGESETLINRIASRVSSVISENIGTGNP, from the coding sequence ATGAATTCTTTATCCGAATTTCCCGAGAGAAAGATTTTTGGAACCGATGGAATAAGAGGGGTTACCAACACCTATCCGATGACGCCCGAGATATCGCTTGCCCTCGGAAAGGCGCTCACAAAATATCTGTCCGAGAAAACGGGCGGCAACGTGAAAATACTAGTCGGCAAGGACACCCGCCTTTCAGGTTACGTATTTGAGCAGGCGATAGCTTCCGGCATAACCTCCATGGGAGCCGACGTGCTGCTCGTGGGCCCCCTGCCCACTCCGGCGATAGCCTTTCTCACCTCGAACATGAGAGCCACGGCCGGCGTGGTCATATCCGCGTCCCACAATCCCTATACCGATAACGGAATAAAAATATTTGACTCCACGGGCTTTAAGCTCCCGGACGAAACGGAGATGGAGATAGAAAACATGGTTCTTGGAGGAGAGCGGATAATCCCCCCTCCCCTAACCGGAAAGGCGAAAAGAATCGAGGACGCGGTCGGACGTTACATAGTGTTTCTCAAAAACACTTTTCCCAAGGATCTCACGCTTGACGGATTGAGAGTCGTGGTCGACTGCGCCAATGGAGCCGCGTACAAGGTCGCGCCCATAATTTTTCAGGAACTCGGGGCGCAGGTAATAACAATCGGCACGGAACCGGACGGCACAAACATAAACGTCGACTGCGGAAGCCTCAAACCGGAGATACTTTCTCAAGAAGTCGTGCGAAGCGGCTCAGACATAGGGATAGCCCTTGACGGAGACGCCGACAGGGTCGTTTTCTGCGATGAAAACGGAAACGAGGTTGACGGAGACCACGTTCTCGCGATCTGCTCATCAGAAATGATGGAAGCAGGAATCCTGTCAACAGACACGGTGGTGGCTACGCAGATGAGCAACATGGCCCTTGAGAATTACCTGAACAAAAAGGGACTTAAGCTTGAAAGAACCCGCGTGGGAGACAGATACGTGGTAGAAGCCATGAGAAAGCTGGGGGCAAATCTGGGGGGTGAGAAATCGGGTCACCTGCTCTTTCTGGACCACTCAACCACGGGAGACGGTCTGCTCGCCTCGCTTCAGATTCTTAGCATAATGAAGAAAAAGGGGAAACCGCTCTCTGAGCTTGCCGGGATAATAGACATGTTCCCGCAAATACTCAACAGCTTGGAGATCAGGGAGAAAAAACCGTTTGAAGAGATCCCCGGACTTGTTGAACTCGTCAGGGAGTCGGAAGACATTCTCGGGGATAAAGGAAGAATCAACCTCAGGTATTCCGGAACTGAACTGCTCGCGCGCGTCATGGTGGAGGGAGAGAGCGAAACCCTGATAAACAGAATCGCCTCCCGCGTATCTTCCGTAATAAGTGAAAACATAGGAACGGGGAACCCGTAG
- a CDS encoding pyridoxine 5'-phosphate synthase: protein MKTKLNVNIDHVATLRQARMGSEPDPVAAAMAAELAGASGIVVHLREDRRHIQERDLSLLRQTVQTKLNMEMAVTDEMIDIAKETVPDVVTLVPEKRQEITTEGGLDVLGDTQRIAAGIEKLKDSGLFVSVFIDPDPDQIAACAQTDADMVELHTGSYANAPNETEMMMELDKIRKSTEDALSHRLRVSAGHGLNYVNVTAVSRIDGVEELNIGHSIVSRAVFSGMEKAVRDMIQLL, encoded by the coding sequence ATGAAGACCAAACTGAACGTAAACATTGACCACGTAGCCACCCTTAGACAGGCGAGGATGGGAAGTGAGCCGGATCCCGTGGCTGCCGCCATGGCGGCCGAACTTGCCGGAGCGAGCGGAATAGTGGTTCACCTGCGGGAAGACCGCCGGCACATTCAGGAAAGAGACCTTTCTCTGCTGAGACAAACGGTGCAAACCAAGCTTAACATGGAAATGGCCGTCACGGATGAAATGATCGACATTGCAAAAGAGACAGTCCCTGACGTCGTAACCCTAGTTCCCGAGAAAAGACAGGAAATAACAACTGAAGGAGGGCTTGACGTGCTCGGGGATACGCAGAGAATTGCCGCCGGTATCGAAAAGCTAAAAGACTCCGGACTGTTCGTAAGCGTATTCATAGATCCCGATCCCGACCAGATAGCGGCCTGCGCGCAGACGGACGCCGACATGGTCGAACTTCACACCGGAAGTTACGCAAACGCCCCTAACGAAACCGAAATGATGATGGAGCTTGATAAGATCAGGAAATCGACGGAGGATGCCCTCTCTCACCGGCTCAGGGTATCAGCCGGTCACGGACTCAACTACGTTAACGTGACGGCGGTTTCAAGAATCGACGGGGTTGAGGAACTTAACATCGGTCACAGCATAGTTTCACGGGCGGTTTTCTCGGGAATGGAAAAAGCCGTAAGAGATATGATTCAATTGTTATAG
- the acpS gene encoding holo-[acyl-carrier-protein] synthase: MVSGIGIDMVRNSRIENLIDKWGEKFLRKIFTDDELAQGGNGKNRNISYAANYAVKEAFVKALGTGFRRGIKFHNITVKRNELGKPFIDLRGSTKEIAEQRGLTKIHTTISHDGEYSVAVVILED; the protein is encoded by the coding sequence ATGGTTTCAGGCATAGGAATTGACATGGTTCGCAACAGTCGCATAGAGAACCTTATTGATAAATGGGGAGAGAAATTTCTTCGGAAAATCTTCACCGACGACGAACTTGCGCAGGGCGGCAACGGTAAAAACAGAAATATAAGCTACGCCGCCAACTACGCGGTTAAGGAGGCTTTTGTCAAGGCGCTTGGAACCGGGTTCAGACGGGGTATAAAGTTCCATAACATAACGGTCAAACGGAACGAACTTGGAAAACCCTTCATAGACCTTCGGGGAAGCACAAAAGAAATCGCCGAACAAAGGGGCCTAACCAAAATTCACACCACCATATCACACGACGGGGAATACTCCGTTGCCGTAGTTATACTTGAAGACTGA
- a CDS encoding bifunctional folylpolyglutamate synthase/dihydrofolate synthase — translation MFENLNKLRLKGVDSVKPGLKRITSVLEELGSPHRKKDYVTVAGTNGKGSVAACIAAILEATGYRVGLFTSPHLINVTERIEVNGEEVSKEELEKTLGTVFTACAKLQVQLSYFELLTVAAFLYFNRKSIDIGVLEVGMGGRWDSTNVCDHLASVITNVSFDHTEYLGNTLREIATEKAGIIKKNGLVVTGCTGEALSVVEQRSRENSARCHRIGAEFNYSAKEDLSFDYMGSEWNLPGLKTALSGTYQIENAAISVATTELLTMHTRYKTDPEKVRKALAEISLRGRMEYLDREVPVIIDGAHNVAAGENLVKSLEACHPGTRFNFLITMLENKDIGGFTETLSRISGKLIITELAGERRYLGTEKILALTQGRFDSVETVKDPWEAYEKLLGYGEAACVCGSFYLIGYLKETIENEKALNSK, via the coding sequence ATGTTTGAAAATCTGAATAAACTCCGCCTCAAAGGGGTGGACAGCGTAAAACCGGGACTCAAAAGGATCACCTCGGTTCTGGAAGAACTGGGATCCCCCCACAGAAAAAAAGATTACGTCACCGTTGCCGGAACCAATGGCAAGGGCTCCGTGGCGGCCTGTATCGCGGCAATATTAGAAGCAACCGGTTACCGAGTCGGCCTGTTTACCTCCCCTCACCTGATCAACGTCACTGAAAGGATAGAGGTGAACGGAGAGGAAGTCTCCAAGGAGGAACTTGAAAAGACCCTCGGCACAGTTTTTACCGCTTGCGCGAAACTCCAAGTGCAGCTCAGTTACTTCGAGTTGCTCACCGTGGCCGCATTTCTCTATTTCAACCGTAAATCAATAGATATAGGCGTGCTTGAAGTGGGAATGGGCGGGAGATGGGACTCGACAAACGTATGCGACCATCTGGCAAGCGTTATAACGAACGTGTCTTTTGACCATACCGAATACCTGGGAAACACATTGAGGGAAATTGCCACGGAGAAAGCCGGAATAATTAAGAAAAACGGGCTTGTGGTAACCGGATGCACGGGCGAGGCCCTCTCCGTAGTCGAGCAGAGGTCCCGGGAAAACTCGGCGAGATGTCACAGAATCGGAGCGGAGTTCAATTACAGCGCAAAAGAGGACCTAAGCTTTGATTACATGGGATCGGAATGGAACCTCCCGGGGCTTAAAACCGCCCTTTCAGGCACGTACCAGATTGAAAACGCGGCAATATCAGTAGCAACGACCGAACTGCTGACAATGCACACCCGCTACAAAACAGATCCGGAAAAAGTAAGGAAGGCCCTCGCGGAAATCAGCTTAAGGGGGCGAATGGAATATTTGGACAGGGAAGTTCCCGTTATAATCGACGGCGCTCACAACGTCGCCGCGGGTGAGAATCTCGTCAAGTCACTTGAGGCTTGTCACCCTGGAACAAGATTCAACTTCCTGATAACGATGCTTGAGAACAAAGACATCGGAGGTTTCACCGAAACACTTTCTCGCATTTCAGGAAAACTGATCATAACGGAACTTGCCGGGGAAAGAAGGTACCTGGGAACGGAAAAGATCCTGGCGCTTACCCAGGGACGGTTCGACTCGGTCGAAACGGTAAAAGATCCATGGGAAGCATATGAAAAACTTCTCGGTTACGGAGAAGCGGCCTGCGTTTGTGGCTCCTTCTACCTCATAGGTTATCTTAAAGAGACAATTGAAAATGAAAAAGCTCTCAATAGTAAGTAA
- a CDS encoding histone deacetylase, producing the protein MKKLSIVSNDLFLAHQNPPGHPECPERLLSILGALESSGLLAKTVPMETRPATEEEITLTHSKPYFDMVKGTSGKEFSQLDPDTSTCEVSFDAALAGSGGLICSVNDILSEKIDTAFVLARPPGHHAEHDRAMGFCLFNHVAVAAAHLLANCGLERVLIIDWDVHHGNGTQHIFYESDKVLFFSVHQFPFYPGTGSLKELGYKGGLGYTLNVPCPAMLGDEDYLRIFTEILAPVAEQYAPEFILISAGFDAYQVDPLGGMLLTSEGFARLTRFVMQLAEEHCHGNIAFLLEGGYNTAEMGLIMRSVIEEILDLKVSDTGFDPKRTTCEHTVSEIRRIYSKYWNF; encoded by the coding sequence ATGAAAAAGCTCTCAATAGTAAGTAACGACCTTTTCCTGGCTCACCAGAACCCTCCCGGACACCCGGAGTGTCCGGAAAGGCTTCTGAGCATCCTGGGGGCGCTTGAGAGTTCGGGTCTTCTCGCGAAAACGGTCCCCATGGAGACAAGACCCGCAACAGAGGAAGAAATCACCCTCACTCACAGCAAGCCCTATTTCGACATGGTTAAAGGCACTTCTGGAAAGGAATTCTCGCAACTGGATCCCGACACGTCGACGTGCGAGGTCTCGTTTGACGCGGCGCTCGCCGGCAGCGGGGGACTTATATGCTCGGTAAACGATATTCTCTCGGAGAAAATCGACACGGCCTTCGTACTTGCCCGACCTCCCGGACATCACGCGGAACACGACAGGGCGATGGGGTTCTGCCTGTTTAATCACGTTGCGGTCGCTGCGGCCCACCTGCTGGCCAACTGCGGTCTTGAAAGAGTCCTGATCATAGACTGGGACGTGCACCACGGAAACGGAACACAGCACATCTTCTACGAATCGGACAAAGTGCTCTTTTTTTCAGTGCACCAGTTCCCGTTTTACCCCGGCACCGGAAGCCTTAAGGAACTTGGATATAAGGGCGGGCTCGGATACACGCTTAACGTCCCCTGCCCCGCGATGCTTGGCGATGAAGACTACCTTAGAATATTTACGGAGATACTCGCGCCCGTGGCGGAGCAGTACGCCCCGGAATTCATTCTCATCTCTGCGGGCTTTGACGCCTATCAGGTCGACCCGCTGGGAGGAATGCTGCTTACCTCCGAGGGGTTCGCCAGACTTACAAGGTTCGTTATGCAACTTGCTGAAGAACACTGCCACGGAAATATCGCCTTTTTGCTCGAAGGTGGCTACAACACGGCGGAAATGGGACTGATCATGCGGTCTGTCATCGAGGAGATACTCGATCTTAAGGTGTCAGATACGGGTTTTGACCCTAAGCGGACGACCTGTGAACATACCGTCTCCGAGATCAGAAGAATTTATTCGAAATACTGGAATTTCTAG
- the rpe gene encoding ribulose-phosphate 3-epimerase, protein MKKLLAPSILSCDYLRLEDEVNAVCEAGADLIHVDVMDGHFVPNISIGIPVVEAIARMESPPQMDIHLMIDSPEKFTEKFIDAGAPYVKIVTVQMEACNLLYSALSSIRWRGVMTGVALNPATPIGVIEEKLMELIDVIVIMTVEPGFGGQKFIPEMLSKIRDLRSLLDGMDGKKPLIEADGGINLENIGEVVEAGADIVVTGSGIYKTENYADTMSAMREIMG, encoded by the coding sequence GCCGTCTGCGAGGCGGGCGCCGACCTCATACACGTGGACGTTATGGACGGGCATTTCGTTCCGAACATAAGCATAGGAATACCCGTAGTGGAGGCGATTGCCCGGATGGAGTCACCGCCCCAGATGGATATACATCTGATGATTGATAGTCCCGAGAAATTCACGGAGAAATTCATAGATGCCGGGGCTCCTTACGTGAAGATCGTCACCGTCCAGATGGAGGCCTGCAACCTTCTTTACAGCGCGCTCTCATCCATCAGGTGGAGAGGGGTTATGACGGGGGTGGCTCTTAACCCTGCGACTCCCATCGGCGTGATAGAGGAGAAGCTGATGGAGCTTATAGACGTGATAGTGATAATGACCGTGGAGCCAGGGTTCGGGGGTCAGAAGTTTATTCCCGAGATGCTGTCGAAAATAAGGGATCTCAGGTCTCTTCTTGACGGAATGGATGGAAAGAAACCGCTTATCGAAGCTGACGGCGGGATAAATCTCGAGAATATAGGGGAAGTGGTCGAGGCCGGAGCGGACATAGTGGTGACGGGCTCGGGCATATACAAGACAGAGAACTACGCCGATACGATGTCGGCCATGCGCGAGATTATGGGGTAG